In bacterium, the following proteins share a genomic window:
- the cobU gene encoding bifunctional adenosylcobinamide kinase/adenosylcobinamide-phosphate guanylyltransferase, translated as MIIFITGGARSGKSQYAIWLAKERGDQVTFVATCISTDSEMRERIEEHKKMRPKEWSTVEESLNLSRVIAKITTSVIIIDCLTLWIANLMEAKMDVVEASKDLFSALKKVKKTAIVVSNEVGSGIVPDNRLAREFRDMAGVVNHQMAQIADEVYLMVAGIPVKIKGGERC; from the coding sequence ATGATCATCTTTATCACTGGCGGTGCACGGAGTGGAAAGAGTCAGTATGCGATCTGGCTGGCTAAAGAGAGAGGTGACCAGGTCACCTTTGTTGCTACCTGCATCTCTACTGATAGTGAGATGAGGGAACGAATAGAGGAACACAAAAAGATGCGGCCAAAAGAGTGGTCTACAGTTGAAGAGAGCCTGAATCTGTCAAGGGTTATTGCCAAGATCACTACTTCGGTAATTATTATCGACTGTCTCACCTTATGGATCGCCAATCTAATGGAGGCCAAAATGGATGTAGTAGAGGCAAGCAAGGATCTGTTTTCTGCCCTAAAGAAGGTTAAGAAAACAGCAATTGTTGTCTCCAATGAGGTTGGATCTGGTATTGTTCCAGATAACAGATTGGCCAGGGAGTTTCGAGATATGGCTGGAGTGGTGAATCACCAGATGGCCCAGATAGCAGACGAGGTCTATCTTATGGTAGCAGGGATACCTGTTAAAATAAAAGGAGGTGAGAGATGTTAG
- a CDS encoding TonB-dependent receptor — translation MKKILLGFLVIGCSIFGSEGTITVVGEEIVVTASRSEEKVKEIPTSVTVITREEIERSGAERVIEALRGMPGLDIVETGVLGGIASCFLRGAKSEHTLVMIDGVEVNDPISAGRGFNFAHLPLAGVERIEIVRGPQGILYGSDAIGGVINIITKKGEKPSFSSSAKGGQYNTYQERAEIGGRAGLLDYAFSVSRQDSGGISKAAEGTETDGYHATTILGNLGFSPSQQVRAGISAYYNKADFDIDDGASDDDPNYTSKSESLAIKGGLEATPTLWLKEKVDLSLHKVRREYEDGTDTIEPLNSSSSWCEGKNTKVTWQQNLSREIEPLDIGLVSGIEYEKEEGKSYYHSESEWGPWTDEFKKKKETNTGYYLQGELKGENLAFWAGLRLDDHSRFGQKTTYKVSSLWVTEKTKIRANYATGFKAPSLYQLHSSYGDPNLKPDESIGYEIGIEQEIGERMLLGLTCFQNEFKNMIDFDHSSWKYKNIGQAETGGVEILFHIRPTSDLKVKVNYTYTQTEDKDTGKELLRRPKQKAAFTLGYSLKNTHINLDCIYVGERKDIGYTILSPYTLVNLNTSYNLTDWLSLFLGVENIFGTEYEEVKGYSTFGRFFYAGTKIDFPKSKKAKVKLERPKQTESEKPKQTVVVKEERAGIWKEPGTYQLITTVNKGRELEVLERSEEYYKVRLSDGRVGWIYSFFVQ, via the coding sequence ATGAAAAAAATTTTATTAGGATTCCTAGTGATAGGATGTAGCATTTTTGGCTCTGAGGGAACAATAACTGTGGTAGGGGAAGAGATTGTGGTCACGGCCAGTAGAAGTGAGGAGAAGGTGAAAGAGATTCCAACTTCGGTTACCGTGATCACCAGAGAGGAGATTGAGAGATCAGGAGCAGAGAGAGTGATTGAGGCCTTACGAGGTATGCCTGGCCTTGATATTGTGGAGACTGGTGTTTTAGGGGGAATTGCGAGTTGCTTCTTGAGGGGAGCAAAGTCAGAGCACACCCTGGTGATGATTGATGGTGTGGAGGTCAATGATCCCATCTCAGCTGGTCGAGGGTTTAATTTTGCCCATCTTCCATTAGCAGGTGTTGAACGAATTGAGATAGTCCGTGGTCCACAGGGAATCCTCTATGGCTCTGACGCAATAGGTGGGGTGATAAATATCATCACTAAAAAAGGGGAGAAACCAAGCTTCTCTTCATCAGCCAAAGGAGGCCAATACAATACTTATCAGGAGAGGGCAGAAATAGGTGGAAGAGCAGGTCTCCTTGATTATGCCTTCTCAGTCAGCAGACAGGATTCTGGCGGTATCTCTAAGGCAGCAGAAGGCACAGAGACAGATGGCTATCATGCCACCACTATCTTGGGCAATCTCGGGTTTTCTCCTTCTCAACAGGTTAGAGCTGGTATTTCAGCCTATTATAACAAGGCAGACTTTGATATTGACGATGGTGCCTCAGATGATGATCCCAACTATACAAGCAAGAGCGAGAGCTTAGCCATCAAAGGAGGATTGGAGGCAACCCCAACTTTATGGCTAAAAGAGAAAGTAGACTTATCGCTCCACAAGGTAAGAAGGGAATATGAAGATGGAACGGATACCATAGAGCCTCTTAATTCCTCTAGTTCCTGGTGTGAGGGAAAGAATACTAAGGTTACCTGGCAGCAAAACCTATCTAGGGAGATAGAGCCGCTTGATATTGGCCTTGTCTCTGGAATTGAGTATGAAAAGGAGGAGGGAAAGTCCTACTACCATTCAGAGAGTGAGTGGGGGCCATGGACAGATGAGTTCAAGAAGAAGAAGGAAACCAATACGGGATACTATCTTCAGGGAGAGCTAAAGGGAGAAAATCTTGCCTTTTGGGCAGGTCTCAGGCTCGATGACCACTCAAGGTTTGGCCAGAAGACAACCTATAAGGTCTCTTCCCTCTGGGTAACTGAAAAGACCAAAATCAGAGCAAATTATGCTACTGGATTCAAGGCCCCATCGCTTTATCAGTTGCACTCAAGCTATGGAGATCCAAACCTTAAGCCAGATGAGTCAATAGGCTATGAGATTGGTATCGAACAGGAGATTGGAGAAAGGATGCTGCTTGGTCTTACCTGCTTCCAGAATGAATTCAAGAATATGATAGATTTTGATCACAGCAGTTGGAAATATAAAAATATCGGTCAGGCAGAAACAGGTGGTGTTGAAATCCTTTTTCATATCAGGCCAACCAGTGATTTGAAAGTCAAGGTAAACTACACTTATACCCAGACAGAGGACAAAGATACGGGTAAGGAGCTTCTCAGGAGACCAAAACAGAAGGCGGCGTTCACCCTTGGCTATTCTCTTAAAAATACCCACATCAATCTTGATTGTATCTATGTAGGCGAGAGGAAAGATATTGGCTACACTATACTCTCTCCTTATACACTGGTAAACCTGAATACATCTTATAATCTGACAGACTGGCTTTCTCTATTCTTGGGGGTAGAAAATATCTTTGGCACAGAGTATGAAGAAGTAAAAGGCTATAGCACCTTTGGTCGCTTCTTCTATGCTGGGACCAAGATAGATTTTCCTAAGAGCAAAAAAGCAAAAGTTAAGCTTGAAAGACCCAAGCAAACAGAGTCTGAGAAACCCAAGCAAACAGTCGTTGTCAAAGAAGAGAGAGCAGGGATCTGGAAAGAACCAGGCACCTACCAGCTTATTACCACAGTCAATAAAGGGAGAGAGCTTGAAGTATTGGAGAGATCTGAAGAGTATTATAAGGTCAGGCTTTCAGATGGAAGGGTTGGCTGGATCTATTCTTTCTTTGTCCAATGA